In Cupriavidus taiwanensis, the following proteins share a genomic window:
- a CDS encoding LysR family transcriptional regulator: MDHFKQLETFVSVASRGSLSAAAAAEGVAPAIIGRRIDALEERLGVKLLVRTTRKISLTFEGSAFLEDCQRILNDLHNAEASVSAGGVKASGHLRVTAPAGYGRKHVAPLVPLFIESHPDVSITLDLSDRVVDLVNEGFDCAIRLGDLPDSSLVSIRLAETRRVVVAAPEYLARAGRPNTPEDLQRHNCLAFGASANMQRGWVFQEEGRAVTVKVGGTMECSDGAVLHEWCLQGNGLAWRSWWEVGSEIASGRLVTVLDEFQAPPIGIHAVFPQRKHLPLRVRLFIDHLKNTYGNPSYWRRSEQAAALPMAEVLAD; the protein is encoded by the coding sequence GTGGACCATTTCAAACAACTGGAGACCTTTGTATCCGTCGCCTCGCGCGGCAGCCTGTCCGCCGCCGCCGCGGCCGAGGGCGTGGCGCCCGCGATCATCGGCCGGCGCATCGATGCCCTGGAAGAGCGGCTGGGCGTCAAGCTGCTGGTGCGGACCACGCGCAAGATCAGCCTGACCTTCGAGGGCTCGGCGTTCCTGGAGGACTGCCAGCGCATCCTGAACGACCTGCACAACGCCGAAGCCAGCGTCTCGGCCGGCGGCGTCAAGGCCAGCGGCCACCTGCGCGTGACCGCACCCGCAGGTTATGGGCGCAAGCACGTGGCGCCGCTGGTGCCGCTGTTTATCGAGTCGCACCCGGACGTGTCGATCACGCTGGACCTGTCTGACCGCGTGGTCGACCTGGTCAACGAAGGCTTCGACTGCGCCATCCGCCTGGGCGACCTGCCCGATTCCAGCCTGGTGTCGATCCGGCTGGCCGAAACCCGCCGCGTGGTGGTGGCCGCGCCGGAATACCTGGCGCGCGCCGGGCGCCCGAACACGCCGGAAGACCTGCAGCGCCATAACTGCCTGGCCTTCGGCGCCAGCGCCAACATGCAGCGCGGCTGGGTGTTCCAGGAAGAAGGCCGCGCCGTGACCGTGAAGGTGGGCGGCACCATGGAATGCAGCGACGGCGCGGTGCTGCACGAGTGGTGCCTGCAAGGCAACGGGCTGGCCTGGCGCTCGTGGTGGGAAGTCGGCAGCGAGATTGCCAGCGGACGGCTGGTGACAGTACTGGACGAGTTCCAGGCGCCGCCGATCGGCATCCATGCGGTGTTTCCGCAGCGCAAGCACCTGCCGCTGCGCGTGCGGCTCTTTATCGACCACCTGAAGAACACCTACGGCAATCCGTCCTACTGGCGGCGGTCCGAGCAGGCCGCGGCGCTCCCCATGGCGGAAGTGCTGGCGGACTGA
- a CDS encoding universal stress protein, with the protein MFQHILLPTDGSELSKKAINGGLELAKAIGARVTAYVCLEEYPYTPFSEIVVEAPQAFKDRIENQAKLYLKEVENLATAAGVTFDADMSTFAVPYLGIIDAAERHGCDVIFMASHGRRGLSGLLLGSETQKVLTHTDIPVIVYR; encoded by the coding sequence ATGTTCCAACATATCCTGCTTCCCACCGACGGCTCGGAACTCTCCAAGAAAGCCATCAACGGCGGTCTGGAGCTCGCCAAGGCCATCGGCGCGCGCGTCACGGCCTATGTCTGCCTGGAGGAATACCCGTACACGCCGTTCAGCGAAATCGTGGTCGAGGCCCCGCAGGCGTTCAAGGACCGCATCGAGAACCAGGCCAAGCTGTATCTGAAAGAGGTCGAAAACCTGGCCACGGCGGCCGGCGTGACCTTCGACGCCGACATGTCGACCTTTGCCGTGCCCTACCTCGGCATCATCGACGCCGCCGAGCGCCACGGCTGCGACGTCATCTTCATGGCCTCGCATGGCCGGCGCGGGCTGTCCGGCCTGCTGCTCGGCAGCGAGACGCAGAAGGTGCTGACGCATACCGACATTCCGGTGATCGTCTACCGCTGA
- a CDS encoding M48 family metalloprotease: MKATFTLASCAIAAALLAGCSGGMPTNVDGMLSAGTSLAKAATLSDADVKSLSDQACAESDKTNKIAAANSTYNKRLVKIMSGLKNSDVPNVNAKVYLTKDVNAWAMANGCVRVYSGLMDMMTDDEVRGVLGHELGHVALGHTKKAMQVAYTATAARGAAASAGNGAVAALSQSQLGELGEKLINAQFSQSQETAADDYSFDLLTKNKASTKGLVTAFQKLAKLDGGKSSMFSSHPGSEDRAKHIEQRISKAS; the protein is encoded by the coding sequence ATGAAAGCAACTTTCACGCTCGCTTCCTGCGCCATCGCGGCGGCACTGCTGGCCGGCTGTTCCGGCGGCATGCCCACCAATGTCGACGGCATGCTGAGCGCCGGCACCTCGCTGGCCAAGGCGGCCACGCTGTCGGACGCCGACGTCAAGAGCCTGTCGGACCAGGCCTGCGCCGAATCGGACAAGACCAACAAGATCGCCGCTGCCAACAGCACCTACAACAAGCGCCTGGTCAAGATCATGAGCGGGCTGAAGAACAGCGACGTGCCCAACGTCAATGCCAAGGTCTACCTGACCAAGGACGTCAACGCCTGGGCCATGGCCAATGGCTGCGTGCGCGTCTACAGCGGCCTGATGGACATGATGACCGACGACGAGGTGCGCGGCGTGCTGGGCCACGAACTGGGCCACGTGGCACTGGGCCACACCAAGAAGGCCATGCAGGTGGCCTATACCGCCACCGCGGCGCGCGGCGCGGCAGCGTCGGCCGGCAATGGCGCGGTGGCGGCGCTGTCGCAATCGCAGCTGGGCGAACTGGGCGAGAAGCTGATCAACGCGCAGTTCTCGCAGTCGCAGGAAACCGCGGCCGACGACTATTCCTTCGACCTGCTGACCAAGAACAAGGCCAGCACCAAGGGCCTGGTCACGGCGTTCCAGAAGCTGGCCAAGCTCGACGGCGGCAAGTCCAGCATGTTCTCGTCGCACCCGGGCTCGGAAGACCGCGCCAAGCATATCGAGCAGCGCATCAGCAAGGCGTCGTAA
- the aceA gene encoding isocitrate lyase has product MNRQEQIQALQKDWDTNPRWKGIKRNFTAEDVVRLRGSVQVEHTLARRGAEKLWHLLHTEPFVNSLGALTGNQAMQQVKAGLKAIYLSGWQVAGDANLAGEMYPDQSLYPANSVPQVVKRINNTFQRADQIQWSEGTGDTDFFAPIVADAEAGFGGVLNAFELMKSMIEAGAAGVHFEDQLASVKKCGHMGGKVLVPTREAVAKLTAARLAADVSGVPTLVIARTDAEAADLLTSDIDDNDKPFCTGERTVEGFYRVRNGLEQSISRALAYAEVADLVWCETGKPDLEFAKKFAEAVHARFPGKMLAYNCSPSFNWKKNLDDATIARFQRELGAMGYKFQFITLAGFHSLNYSMFNLAYGYARNQMSAFVELQEAEFKAAEKGFTAVKHQREVGTGYFDAVTQTIEGGQSSTTALKGSTEDEQFFEDKKVA; this is encoded by the coding sequence ATGAACCGCCAAGAGCAGATCCAGGCCCTGCAAAAAGACTGGGACACCAATCCGCGCTGGAAGGGCATCAAGCGTAATTTCACCGCCGAAGACGTGGTGCGCCTGCGCGGTTCGGTTCAGGTCGAGCACACCCTGGCGCGTCGTGGTGCCGAAAAGCTGTGGCACCTGCTGCATACCGAGCCGTTCGTCAACTCGCTCGGCGCGCTGACCGGCAACCAGGCCATGCAGCAGGTCAAGGCGGGCCTGAAGGCGATCTACCTGTCGGGCTGGCAGGTCGCCGGCGACGCCAACCTGGCTGGCGAGATGTACCCCGACCAGTCGCTGTACCCGGCCAACTCGGTGCCGCAGGTGGTCAAGCGCATCAACAACACCTTCCAGCGTGCCGACCAGATCCAGTGGAGCGAAGGTACGGGCGACACCGACTTCTTCGCCCCCATCGTTGCCGACGCGGAAGCGGGCTTCGGCGGGGTGCTGAACGCCTTCGAACTGATGAAGTCCATGATCGAGGCCGGCGCTGCCGGCGTGCACTTCGAGGACCAGCTTGCCTCGGTGAAGAAGTGCGGCCATATGGGCGGCAAGGTGCTGGTGCCGACCCGCGAAGCCGTCGCCAAGCTGACCGCCGCCCGCCTGGCCGCCGACGTCTCCGGCGTGCCGACGCTGGTGATCGCCCGCACCGACGCCGAGGCCGCCGACCTGCTGACCTCGGACATCGACGACAACGACAAGCCGTTCTGCACCGGCGAGCGCACCGTCGAAGGCTTCTACCGCGTCCGCAACGGCCTGGAACAGTCGATCTCGCGCGCGCTGGCCTACGCCGAGGTGGCCGACCTGGTGTGGTGCGAGACCGGCAAGCCGGACCTCGAATTCGCCAAGAAGTTTGCCGAGGCCGTGCACGCCCGCTTCCCGGGCAAGATGCTGGCCTACAACTGCTCGCCGTCGTTCAACTGGAAGAAGAACCTGGACGACGCCACCATCGCCAGGTTCCAGCGCGAACTGGGCGCGATGGGCTACAAGTTCCAGTTCATCACGCTGGCCGGCTTCCACTCGCTCAACTATTCGATGTTCAACCTGGCCTACGGCTATGCCCGCAACCAGATGAGCGCGTTCGTCGAACTGCAGGAAGCCGAGTTCAAGGCCGCCGAGAAGGGCTTCACCGCGGTCAAGCACCAGCGCGAAGTCGGCACCGGGTACTTCGACGCCGTGACCCAGACCATCGAAGGCGGCCAGTCGTCGACGACCGCGCTGAAGGGTTCGACCGAAGACGAGCAGTTCTTCGAAGACAAGAAAGTGGCCTGA
- a CDS encoding alpha/beta fold hydrolase: MHAPQVPQQIPPQTCCIDAGDVRLAVTRWGAPGPTRPTIVLVHGYPDNSDVWHAVAAQLAGRFDVVAYDVRGAGRSTAPQATSAYRLQKLADDFIAVIDAVSPRRAVHLVGHDWGSIQGWEFVTDPRLQGRIASFTSCSGPCLDHAAIALRELRGQRSLAALGQALRQLMASWYIGVFHLPWLPELAWRLWLSRAWPRYLRLTEGVRARPNPTQTADGCHGVRLYRANILPVLRAPRRRAAHAPVQLIVPLHDRYVKPAVTEGMHRWTPRLWRRNVAAQHWLPLADPAGFAAMVGEFVDHIEGAPASAALQACRVR, encoded by the coding sequence ATGCATGCTCCGCAAGTCCCGCAGCAAATTCCCCCGCAAACGTGCTGCATCGATGCCGGCGACGTGCGCCTGGCCGTTACCCGCTGGGGCGCGCCCGGGCCGACGCGGCCGACCATCGTGCTGGTGCACGGCTATCCCGACAACAGCGACGTCTGGCACGCCGTGGCGGCGCAACTGGCCGGGCGCTTCGACGTGGTGGCCTACGACGTGCGCGGCGCCGGGCGCTCGACCGCCCCGCAGGCGACCTCGGCCTACCGGCTGCAAAAGCTGGCCGACGACTTCATCGCCGTGATCGACGCGGTGTCGCCGCGGCGCGCGGTGCATCTGGTCGGCCACGACTGGGGGTCGATCCAGGGCTGGGAATTCGTCACCGATCCCCGCCTGCAGGGGCGCATTGCCTCGTTCACTTCCTGCTCGGGCCCATGCCTGGACCACGCGGCCATCGCGCTGCGCGAACTGCGCGGGCAGCGCTCGCTGGCGGCGCTCGGCCAGGCGCTGCGCCAGCTGATGGCCTCGTGGTACATCGGCGTCTTCCACCTGCCGTGGCTGCCAGAACTGGCATGGCGGCTCTGGCTAAGCCGGGCCTGGCCGCGCTACCTGCGCCTGACCGAGGGCGTGCGCGCCAGGCCGAATCCGACCCAGACCGCCGACGGCTGCCACGGCGTGCGCCTGTACCGCGCCAATATCCTGCCGGTGTTGCGCGCGCCACGCCGCCGTGCCGCACATGCGCCGGTGCAGCTGATCGTGCCGCTGCATGACCGTTACGTAAAGCCCGCGGTGACAGAAGGCATGCACCGCTGGACCCCGCGGCTGTGGCGCCGCAACGTGGCGGCGCAGCACTGGCTGCCGCTGGCGGACCCGGCGGGGTTTGCGGCCATGGTCGGCGAATTTGTCGACCATATCGAAGGCGCGCCGGCCTCGGCGGCGCTGCAGGCCTGTCGCGTCCGCTAG
- a CDS encoding gamma-glutamylcyclotransferase family protein has protein sequence MPRVFVYGTLRAGEVNDLNAAALRHGIAAPTLLGTGTVAGRLYDFGTYPGLVLDAGGGPVVGDIYEIADALLPVLDEIEEVYPGQATLFVREEQAVQHKGQPVACLLYPVADAAAAALPRIDSGDWVSYRRARDTAAA, from the coding sequence ATGCCGCGCGTCTTCGTCTATGGCACGCTGCGCGCCGGCGAGGTCAACGACCTGAACGCCGCAGCCCTGCGCCACGGCATTGCCGCGCCCACGCTGCTGGGCACGGGTACGGTGGCCGGCAGGCTTTATGACTTCGGCACTTATCCCGGCCTGGTGCTGGACGCCGGCGGCGGGCCGGTGGTCGGCGACATCTACGAGATTGCCGACGCCCTGCTGCCGGTGCTGGACGAGATCGAGGAGGTCTATCCGGGCCAGGCCACGCTGTTCGTGCGCGAGGAACAGGCGGTGCAGCACAAGGGCCAGCCTGTCGCCTGCCTGCTGTACCCGGTGGCCGACGCCGCGGCCGCCGCGCTGCCGCGCATCGACAGCGGAGACTGGGTAAGCTATCGCCGCGCCCGCGATACGGCAGCGGCCTGA
- the rraA gene encoding ribonuclease E activity regulator RraA has protein sequence MKPVTTDLCDAHEDRLADGTLRVMAPVFRAFGKQPAFAGPAATLKVFEDNALVRATLESPGRGRVLVVDGGGSLRCALVGGNLGLLAEKNGWVGIVVNGCIRDTAELDVCDIGIRALAAHPQKSQKRNVGESEVTVQMPGAVVRPGNWIYVDVDGILVADEALER, from the coding sequence ATGAAGCCCGTCACCACCGACCTGTGCGACGCGCATGAAGACCGCCTTGCCGACGGCACGCTGCGCGTGATGGCGCCGGTGTTCCGTGCCTTCGGCAAGCAGCCGGCGTTTGCCGGTCCGGCCGCGACGCTCAAGGTGTTCGAAGACAACGCGCTGGTGCGCGCCACGCTGGAGTCGCCGGGCCGCGGGCGCGTGCTGGTGGTCGACGGCGGCGGCTCGCTGCGCTGCGCGCTGGTGGGTGGCAACCTGGGCTTGCTGGCGGAGAAGAACGGCTGGGTCGGCATCGTCGTCAACGGCTGCATCCGCGATACCGCCGAACTCGACGTGTGCGACATCGGCATCCGCGCGCTGGCCGCGCATCCGCAGAAGAGCCAGAAGCGCAACGTGGGCGAGAGCGAGGTCACGGTGCAGATGCCGGGCGCGGTGGTGCGCCCGGGCAACTGGATCTATGTCGATGTCGACGGGATCCTGGTCGCCGACGAAGCGCTGGAGCGCTGA
- a CDS encoding thiamine pyrophosphate-binding protein, which translates to MPTTPANATQPEDTDRGAPLPGGHILVDALLAHGAELAFGVPGESYLAVLDGFHRRRDQLRFIVCRQEGGAAVMAEAYGKLTGRPGLAFCTRGPGATNASIGVHTAFQDSTPMILFIGQVGTDFMDREAFQEIDYRRMFGQMAKWVAQIDRVERIPEYIARAYQTATSGRPGPVVLALPEDMLAQTAAVPQLQAYQRVMAWPGEAELARLTEMLQAAERPFVLAGGSGWTPQACADLQAFAERFALPVGCAFRGQDLFDNRHPNYAGDVGIGINPALAERIRNADLVLAIGPRLGEMTTGGYALIAAPRPAQTLVHVHAGAEELGSVYQADLMIQASMPAIAARLAGLQPLAAPRWQDWTEAAHADYERYLQPPPFTAQGVDMAEVIRTLDQMLPADAVVTNGAGNYAGWLHRYFHYRPFTSGGRGQLAPTSGAMGYGVPAAVGAKIAFPQRTVVALAGDGCFLMNGQELATSMQYGAPVIIIVVNNGMYGTIRMHQEREYPTHVSGTELRNPDFAALARAYGARGVTVTATGAFAPALREALAAPVSTLIEIQVDPDVITPRTTLSAIRAQALASQKP; encoded by the coding sequence ATGCCAACGACGCCGGCCAACGCCACCCAGCCTGAAGACACCGATCGCGGCGCGCCGCTGCCGGGCGGCCATATCCTCGTCGATGCGCTGCTGGCGCACGGGGCCGAACTGGCCTTCGGCGTGCCGGGCGAGAGCTACCTTGCAGTGCTCGACGGCTTCCACCGCCGCCGTGACCAGCTGCGCTTCATCGTCTGCCGGCAGGAGGGCGGGGCCGCGGTGATGGCCGAGGCCTATGGCAAGCTGACCGGCCGCCCCGGGCTTGCCTTCTGCACGCGCGGGCCGGGTGCCACCAATGCCAGCATCGGCGTGCATACGGCGTTCCAGGACTCGACCCCGATGATCCTGTTCATCGGCCAGGTCGGTACCGACTTCATGGACCGCGAGGCCTTCCAGGAAATCGACTACCGCCGCATGTTCGGCCAGATGGCCAAGTGGGTGGCGCAGATCGACCGGGTCGAGCGCATTCCCGAATACATCGCGCGCGCCTACCAGACCGCGACTTCGGGCCGTCCCGGCCCGGTGGTGCTGGCGCTGCCCGAAGACATGCTGGCGCAAACCGCCGCGGTGCCGCAGCTGCAGGCCTACCAGCGCGTCATGGCCTGGCCCGGCGAGGCCGAGCTGGCGCGATTGACGGAAATGCTTCAGGCCGCCGAGCGCCCGTTCGTGCTGGCCGGCGGCAGCGGCTGGACGCCGCAGGCGTGCGCCGACCTGCAGGCCTTTGCCGAGCGCTTCGCGCTGCCGGTGGGCTGCGCCTTCCGCGGCCAGGACCTGTTCGACAATCGCCATCCCAACTACGCCGGCGATGTCGGCATCGGCATCAATCCCGCGCTGGCCGAGCGTATCCGCAACGCTGACCTGGTGCTCGCGATCGGCCCGCGCCTGGGCGAGATGACCACCGGCGGCTACGCGCTGATCGCGGCGCCGCGGCCGGCGCAGACGCTGGTCCATGTCCATGCCGGCGCGGAAGAGCTGGGCAGCGTCTACCAGGCCGATTTGATGATCCAGGCCTCGATGCCGGCCATCGCCGCGCGCCTGGCAGGCCTGCAGCCGCTGGCCGCGCCGCGCTGGCAAGACTGGACCGAAGCCGCGCACGCCGATTACGAACGCTACCTGCAGCCGCCGCCGTTCACGGCGCAGGGCGTCGACATGGCCGAGGTCATCCGCACGCTGGACCAGATGCTGCCGGCCGACGCGGTGGTGACCAACGGCGCCGGCAACTATGCCGGCTGGCTGCACCGCTATTTCCACTATCGCCCGTTCACCAGCGGCGGACGCGGCCAGCTGGCGCCGACCAGCGGCGCGATGGGCTATGGCGTGCCGGCGGCGGTCGGTGCCAAGATCGCTTTCCCGCAGCGCACGGTGGTGGCACTGGCGGGCGACGGCTGCTTCCTGATGAATGGCCAGGAACTTGCTACGTCGATGCAATACGGCGCCCCGGTCATCATCATCGTCGTCAACAACGGCATGTACGGCACCATCCGCATGCACCAGGAACGCGAATACCCGACCCATGTGTCCGGCACCGAGCTGCGCAATCCCGATTTTGCCGCGCTGGCGCGCGCCTATGGGGCACGCGGCGTTACCGTGACCGCCACCGGGGCGTTTGCGCCGGCATTGCGCGAGGCGCTGGCCGCGCCGGTATCGACGCTGATCGAAATCCAGGTGGACCCGGACGTGATCACGCCGCGCACCACGCTGAGCGCGATCCGGGCGCAGGCGCTGGCGAGCCAGAAGCCATGA
- a CDS encoding MFS transporter → MPTATLEPTPNSLRHDAQVIGLVGLAHGVSHFYHLLLAPLFPWIKAEFGLSYAELGLLMTVFFAVSAVVQTASGFVVDRFGARPVLFGGLACLGAAALLLSASGGYAGLLLGAAVAGLGNGVFHPADFTLLNKHVSQPRLGHAFSVHGISGNLGWAAAPLFLVAIANLASWRVALAAASAVAFIVLAVLVALRHVLDPREVQGAVGRPAARAAGAGGSVLGFLRLPQVWVCWGFFLLTTFSAAGIQSFAPTALTYLYGMPFTLATASYTVYMLCSAGGMIVGGFAASRTSNHDRLIAVSFTVSGLMAVLVGLNLVPALLVPVLMGVIGFGAGTAGPSRDLLVRAAAPAGATGRVYGVVYSGLDIGLACGPLFFGALMDARLPAWVFFMIGGFQLLSIFTAVTVGNGNRSRSQATARAEAA, encoded by the coding sequence ATGCCCACCGCCACCCTCGAACCCACGCCCAATTCCCTTCGCCACGACGCCCAGGTGATCGGGCTGGTGGGGCTGGCGCATGGGGTCTCGCACTTCTACCACCTGCTGCTGGCGCCGCTGTTCCCGTGGATCAAGGCCGAGTTCGGGCTCAGCTATGCCGAGCTGGGCCTGCTGATGACGGTGTTTTTCGCGGTCTCGGCGGTGGTGCAGACCGCGTCGGGCTTCGTGGTGGATCGCTTCGGCGCGCGGCCGGTGCTGTTCGGCGGGCTGGCCTGCCTGGGCGCCGCCGCCTTGCTGCTGTCGGCCAGCGGCGGCTATGCGGGGCTGCTGTTGGGCGCGGCGGTGGCGGGCCTGGGCAATGGCGTGTTCCACCCGGCCGACTTCACGCTGCTGAACAAGCATGTGTCGCAGCCGCGGCTGGGGCACGCGTTCTCGGTGCACGGCATTTCCGGCAACCTGGGCTGGGCGGCGGCGCCGCTGTTCCTGGTGGCGATTGCCAACCTGGCCAGCTGGCGCGTGGCGCTGGCGGCGGCCTCGGCGGTGGCCTTTATCGTGCTGGCCGTGCTGGTGGCGCTGCGCCATGTGCTGGACCCGCGCGAAGTTCAGGGCGCCGTGGGCCGGCCCGCGGCCAGGGCCGCGGGGGCGGGCGGCAGCGTGCTGGGCTTCCTGCGCCTGCCGCAGGTGTGGGTGTGCTGGGGCTTCTTCCTGCTGACGACGTTCTCCGCCGCCGGCATCCAGAGCTTTGCGCCCACCGCGCTGACCTACCTCTATGGCATGCCGTTCACGCTGGCGACCGCGTCGTACACGGTCTACATGCTGTGCAGTGCCGGCGGCATGATTGTCGGCGGCTTTGCCGCCAGCCGCACCAGCAACCATGACCGGCTGATCGCGGTCAGCTTCACTGTGTCGGGGCTGATGGCGGTGCTGGTGGGGCTGAACCTGGTGCCGGCGCTGCTGGTGCCGGTGCTGATGGGCGTGATCGGCTTTGGCGCCGGTACCGCCGGGCCCTCGCGCGACCTGCTGGTGCGCGCGGCAGCCCCGGCCGGCGCCACCGGGCGCGTCTACGGCGTGGTCTACTCGGGGCTGGATATCGGCCTGGCCTGTGGCCCGCTGTTCTTCGGCGCGCTGATGGACGCCAGGCTGCCGGCCTGGGTCTTCTTCATGATCGGCGGCTTCCAGCTGCTGTCGATCTTCACCGCGGTGACCGTGGGCAACGGCAACCGCTCGCGCAGCCAGGCCACGGCACGGGCGGAGGCCGCCTAG
- a CDS encoding LytR/AlgR family response regulator transcription factor: MTPTLLIADDEALLARVLESELAALWPEARVVSVVHDGVAALAAAREHQPRVAFLDIRMPGMSGMDVARELIEFDAPPLVVFVTAYDQFALEAFERAAVDYVLKPVQRERLEATVQRLKARLSDSTEAEDDDDEAAVADTDRLGQLLARLESLEHAAPGAAGAPQRQYLRFIKALVGQEVRIIPVDEVIYLEATDKYVNVVSGAGEALIRTSLRELTQQLDPERFWQVHRGTVVNISCVASAVNQSLGRLSLRLRDRPELLPVARQYAHLFKQM; the protein is encoded by the coding sequence ATGACCCCGACCCTGCTGATTGCCGACGACGAAGCGCTGCTCGCACGCGTGCTGGAATCCGAACTGGCGGCCCTGTGGCCCGAGGCGCGGGTCGTGTCCGTGGTCCACGACGGCGTGGCCGCGCTGGCGGCGGCGCGCGAACACCAGCCGCGCGTGGCCTTCCTCGATATCCGCATGCCTGGCATGAGCGGCATGGACGTGGCGCGCGAACTGATCGAATTCGATGCGCCGCCGCTGGTGGTGTTCGTCACCGCCTACGACCAGTTTGCGCTGGAGGCCTTCGAGCGCGCCGCGGTCGACTACGTGCTCAAGCCAGTGCAGCGCGAACGGCTGGAAGCGACCGTGCAGCGCCTGAAGGCCCGGCTGTCCGATTCGACGGAAGCGGAAGACGACGATGACGAGGCCGCGGTGGCCGACACCGACCGGCTCGGCCAGCTGCTGGCGCGCCTCGAATCGCTCGAGCATGCCGCGCCGGGCGCGGCCGGCGCGCCGCAGCGCCAGTACCTGCGCTTTATCAAGGCGCTGGTGGGGCAGGAGGTGCGCATCATCCCGGTCGACGAAGTGATCTACCTGGAAGCCACCGACAAGTACGTCAACGTGGTCTCGGGCGCCGGCGAGGCGCTGATCCGCACCAGCCTGCGCGAGCTGACGCAGCAGCTCGATCCCGAGCGCTTCTGGCAGGTGCATCGCGGCACCGTGGTCAACATCAGTTGCGTCGCCAGCGCGGTCAACCAGTCGCTGGGCCGGCTCTCGCTGCGGCTGCGCGACCGCCCGGAACTGCTGCCGGTGGCGCGCCAGTACGCGCACCTGTTCAAGCAGATGTGA
- a CDS encoding sensor histidine kinase — protein MNAMDRCFSHACTAIPSRLNILGRDLLFVLCMNSVIAISLNYGFQTGGSLWHNFVYSQLIGLSIWVLIDIPRVVIWWNDRPRRWPFLLLAAAAVPAGVVFGSWATRVVLDLPPKSADEAGGMLRMCLVVGMLAAASMIYFYWSREKLASLERQAALDALQREEAEKQLVRAQLMALQAQIEPHFLFNSLANLDGLIATDPPAARQLLQRLIGFLRMSLAHTRAEQCTLRQEFELLRSYLEIQAMRFGQRLSYDIDLPRELAKVEIPPMLIQPLVENAVTHGIEPCMIGGHIRLSARAAGDNAVQVVIADTGVGFGHASGKGSGLGITHVRERLARIFGAAATMQMEENTPRGVVVRLTLPLERPAEAPTLTQTVTAVPEGMPVSAPAMPRL, from the coding sequence ATGAACGCCATGGACCGCTGCTTCTCACACGCCTGCACCGCCATTCCGTCCCGCCTGAATATCCTCGGGCGCGACCTGCTGTTCGTGCTGTGCATGAACTCGGTGATCGCCATCAGCCTGAACTACGGCTTCCAGACCGGCGGCTCGCTGTGGCACAACTTCGTCTACAGCCAGCTGATCGGGCTGTCGATCTGGGTGCTGATCGACATCCCGCGCGTGGTGATCTGGTGGAACGACCGGCCGCGCCGCTGGCCCTTCCTGCTGCTGGCCGCCGCCGCCGTGCCCGCCGGCGTGGTGTTCGGCAGCTGGGCCACGCGCGTGGTGCTGGACCTGCCGCCCAAGTCTGCCGACGAGGCGGGCGGCATGCTGCGCATGTGCCTGGTGGTGGGCATGCTGGCGGCGGCGTCGATGATCTACTTCTACTGGTCGCGCGAGAAGCTGGCATCGCTGGAGCGGCAGGCGGCGCTGGACGCGCTGCAGCGCGAGGAAGCCGAAAAGCAGCTGGTGCGCGCGCAGCTGATGGCGCTGCAGGCGCAGATCGAGCCGCACTTCCTGTTCAACTCGCTGGCCAACCTCGACGGCCTGATTGCCACCGATCCGCCGGCGGCGCGGCAGCTGCTGCAGCGGCTGATCGGCTTCCTGCGCATGTCGCTGGCGCATACCCGCGCCGAGCAATGCACGCTGCGGCAAGAGTTCGAACTGCTGCGCAGCTACCTCGAGATCCAGGCCATGCGCTTCGGCCAGCGGCTCTCATATGACATCGACCTGCCGCGCGAACTGGCGAAGGTGGAAATCCCGCCGATGCTGATCCAGCCGCTGGTGGAAAACGCGGTCACGCATGGGATCGAACCCTGCATGATCGGCGGCCATATCCGGCTGTCGGCGCGCGCGGCCGGCGACAACGCGGTGCAGGTGGTGATCGCCGATACCGGGGTCGGGTTCGGCCATGCCTCGGGCAAAGGCTCGGGGCTGGGCATCACCCATGTGCGCGAGCGCCTGGCGCGTATCTTCGGCGCGGCGGCAACCATGCAGATGGAAGAGAACACGCCGCGCGGCGTGGTGGTGCGGCTGACCTTGCCGCTGGAGCGCCCGGCCGAGGCGCCCACCCTGACCCAGACCGTCACCGCGGTGCCGGAGGGCATGCCGGTCTCTGCCCCGGCCATGCCACGGCTCTGA